The genome window ATAGGCTGAATATTTTGCATCGACATGGCAGTTGCTTTTTGTGGGGTGAATGCGCCATTATGCAGTGAAAATCTTGCGTATAAAGGAGTTTGAATTGAATCAGTCCGTATCCAAACCTGTCATCGCTTTCCTCGGCATAGGCCTGATGGGCAAACCGATGGCGAGCCGGCTGCTGCAGGCAGGCTATCCAGTCACCGCGTGGAATCGTACCCGCAGCAAGGCCGATGAGCTGGCACCGCTCGGTGCCAGCGTGGCAGAGCGGGTTGCGGATGCAGTAGCGGCAGCGGATATCGTCATTACGATGCTGGAAGCCGGTCCTATCGTGGCCCAGGTAATCGATGCGGCGCTGCCGGGTTTAAAGCATGGTGCACTCGTCATCGACATGAGTTCGACCCGTCAATCCGAGGCGCAGGAAGTACATGCCAAACTGGCGGCGCAAGGTGTGCGGTTTATCGATGCGCCGGTCTCGGGCGGTGTGGTCGGCGCTGAAGCCGGTTCACTTGCGATCATGGCCGGTGGCAGCGCGCAGGATTTCGCCGAAGCGGAAGCGGTGTTGACTGTCATGGGACGGCCGACACTGGTTGGTCCGGCCGGCTGTGGTCAGATCGCCAAGCTGTGTAATCAGTTGATCGTCGGCGGCACGCTGAATATTGTGGCGGAAGCATTATTGCTGGCACAAGCCGGTGGCGCTGATCCGACTGCGGTACGCGCCGCTATCCGTGGCGGCTTTGCCGAAAGCCGCATCCTCGAAGTACATGGACAACGTATGCTGGACCGTAACTTCATGCCGGGTGGCCAGGTCAAGAGCCAGTTCAAGGATCTGGAAAACGTATTGATCGCCGCGAACAATGCGGGATTACGTTTGCCGGTGACTGAACTGGTGACAGAAAATTATCATCAGGTATTGCAGAATGCACCGCAGGCGGATCAGTCGGCCGTGTTGCTGGCGCTGGAAGCTGGCAATCCCGGCTTGCGCCTGGGACAACAGACGGATCAGTTGCCGGGATAAATTTAATCTGCGGACCTGGCTAACATTCGTGAACATTTCCCGGTTTGCCCGGTCTATCCGGGGCAGGGCAAACAGTAAATCCCGTCGGCCGGTTTTCAACCAAGCTCATTCATGCCTAAACAACGTATAGACTGGCGCGCCGTCTGGCAACTCATCAAGCCATACTGGGTCTCGGAAGAAAAATGGAAGGCGCGCGGTTTACTGTTCGTCATCGTTGCCCTGGC of Janthinobacterium sp. Marseille contains these proteins:
- a CDS encoding NAD(P)-dependent oxidoreductase codes for the protein MNQSVSKPVIAFLGIGLMGKPMASRLLQAGYPVTAWNRTRSKADELAPLGASVAERVADAVAAADIVITMLEAGPIVAQVIDAALPGLKHGALVIDMSSTRQSEAQEVHAKLAAQGVRFIDAPVSGGVVGAEAGSLAIMAGGSAQDFAEAEAVLTVMGRPTLVGPAGCGQIAKLCNQLIVGGTLNIVAEALLLAQAGGADPTAVRAAIRGGFAESRILEVHGQRMLDRNFMPGGQVKSQFKDLENVLIAANNAGLRLPVTELVTENYHQVLQNAPQADQSAVLLALEAGNPGLRLGQQTDQLPG